In the Salvia miltiorrhiza cultivar Shanhuang (shh) chromosome 8, IMPLAD_Smil_shh, whole genome shotgun sequence genome, GGGATCATGCAATTTAACATTCCTCCACTTTGTCCCCCCTAACCCTATTCACTCcctacttttcttttcttcttctttttcattttcaacGCATATATTTTTCCAATCAAATTGTTCTTTCACCACATTTATTTTGAAACTAAATTCTCTAATTTCTAACTctcgagaaaaaaaaaataattttatttcgaAAAGTAAATTTGTTTCCTTCTGTTTTTACTACCTTGTTCTTTTTCTAGTATTTTCAACGTACTTGATATAGTAGTTGTTTGGATCGAGTTATTTCAAATTGGTGTTGATCTCATATGATATTCGATTATTTCAAATTGGAGTTATTTCTAAATCTCTCAATGAAAATTCGAATTAAAGCTCTCCCGAAAACAATTTGAGcactctttttatttatttatttatttgtgttgGATGTGTGTGTTCCTATAATGGGTGGAGGGTTCCATCTCTGTGTCTGTGTGTTGCTTTTTTGAGTGAAGGAAGGATAGCCTAGGGGAAGGGAATAAATCTGGCAGTTACTTCTTAAATCCCAAGTGAGGCGGCCCTACTCTAGTTGTGGGCCCGATATGTCTGTATGGACTTGGGCCCACCTGAAATATTTGTTTGCGTAAATCAATAGAATAGTGACGTGGACATGCTTTGATGGGTTGGTGGTAGTGGAGTGTGAGGCCCACCACCTTTCAGCCCATTTACACATAGTAATTcaacaactctctctctctctctaactttgcTTGTCCAGCAGACTTGCTATTGTAGAGCATGGCAAACAAACCCACCACAGAATCCCCATTTGCATGCCCTATTCTTTTCACCATAAAAGTTTATACCCACAAATGGCATGCCACTCCGCTACTATTGTCTCTTGCTATTGCTGCTGCTCAActaaacaatttttttcttaattccAAATGGAAAATGACAAAATGTGTTTTTcgtcattttataattttagcCGAGTGAAAAAGGGAAAGCCAATTCAATAGTTCCGAGTTTACGAAGAGGCCCAACTAGCTTAACAGTATACCCCCAGAATAGATCAAATATGCATACACCCTTTATCATACTCATAATTGCCTTTTCTAAAACTAAATCtcagattttctttttttttctttttaaggcGACCATGTCACACTTATTAGGACAATAATATATGTGATTGTTAATTATGTCAATTGAGAAAAATTCAAGATAgccaaaataattatttttcgtcGGATAAAATCGAAACACTGCTAAATTACAGTGTCAATCATTTATAAGCTGACAAAATCTTCCTTAAAATTGAACAAAGGAAACATGATGCAATAAAACATTCATTGACTATGtgaatatttgagactttattATTGGACTATAATTCTCAAGAGCTGGATATGAACCTCAGTTGTAAATTGAATGAAGATAGTGACTTGTGGAGTTGATTTATTTGGAAATTTAAGCAcaagaaaaatatattcaaaGCTCATCATGATATACAAGAGCATTATGTTTCATGTTTTCCTTGCTACGTGGACATGCTATagtaaaaacacaaaatcttagGTACActtgggtgtaccgtacaatcagGTTGACTCGTATccataatagtattatttatatgggttgGGTCAGTATATGGATTCAAATAAAGATATGGGTCAAAATTTAAGTAAAAAAGCCGCATTCAACCggatatttttagatttttattttgtaatctGTAAATTTTATGTTAATAGGTATTGAATCTTACTATATCTTAAACAAACTTGatagtatatatttataatacgAAAGAAAATACcaattagatttttatttatactGTTTTCGGTATACGCTTTAGTTCTTTACATAACATTTTGCAGTAGAACCTATTTATTTTACGTAATATTTTTCCACTATATAGATTTATATTCCCCGTCCCTTATATGAGAATgatacatattttaataaattgattgAGTGTGTATGAGTTAAATAAGAGTTTTATTTTTAGTGTGAGTAAATTGTGTGGGGTATacttactaaaaaaaaaaaatataacgtTTCGATTGAATAAGCCACTTCTTAAAATGGAAgtcaatacataacaaatatgcttacataactcattatttacaccaaatgtTATTGTAGCTCacacataattatatttttcttatttcttttatatcCTCAACAAAAGTTACTTCATttcttctattttattataaactagcacacgcccactcgtgcgatgcacgatcaatatcgaaattgaacgatattttaaataaataaatatgcatattaaatatatagtataatttaaatataaatataaatctaaataaaaaatttaaattatccacgatataatttcaataaaaaatacgaatttgaaaatatataaattttcaattttgtattttcaattaccaattaaatgatttttattgataattaaaagaaattataaaagagaaaggagagataaaagatgagagagaaaaaaaataattttgtaactttaattgataataacttattcgttttaaatttattttttataatttttatatcaaattaaagatcttttcgttatctttaatttaacatccatgttgaatatctttttattaatcaaagttgacgatttttataaaagaatcaaaataaaaaaaagaaaaatgaggagaGATAAATTTTGGTGGAAAAAAGTAGCCGttatactgctcttttatataatatatagattattcATTTCTTAAACATCTGTGTCCAAGActtgtggcctattgaattgaaATGGAGAGAGTATATTCTAAAAAAACACAAACGTATAATATATAGACGCAACAAACTATTAAAAACATTATCATTAAGAAATACTTTATTCATTCAACAATTTGGCAAATAACAGATGGGCCAGAAATTAAGTTCTCGGTTAgtagtttttctttctttcaaaaaataatactccctccatctcactccaataggctcattttcttttttgagtataacagttgtacttaattggtgtgtaccacaccactttactaccactttcctactaaaaagtaagttttcttaatctccgtgcccaaaagaagtgagtttattggagtgagacggagggaatagtaattatattttagtataaaatttattaaatgaaTTTTCATGTAAATTACTTTGcaattttaaaagtttataaatAATTAGTGCACGTCCTACAATTGACtgttcctcaaaaaaaaaaaaaaacaagaaaaaaagaagagaaaaattgAGAGGAGTTTCGCCTTTTGCTTTGGAGGTTGGGTTTTAGATCCAACAGGCCATAATGAGAAATATGGCCTTCTGAAACTTTCTGAAAACCAGACCCATTGCCACTATAGCAAATACAATATCTATGATATCACTTATAAACTTATAATAGTAATATCTAAAATCACTTGGATTGGATCTTTGAAATTGTGCAAACCAATAAAGGATCTCATGTCAAGATTTGTCAGGTGATACCTAAATTTAGATACAAAATACTAATAACATCATATATACCATCAAATGAATTTGAACATTATTTTGAATGACAATGCACGGGAAGACATTTCAAAGTTTATAGTGATATTTTTTTCCGAAAAGGTGTCTTGACATGTTTTGAACATGATTGACAAGTGAAGTATAAGCGAAAGAATGTTGTATGGTCTGGGTTAAACTATTTACACTACTTTGTTGTTTAGTTACTTatgatttaatcaatatatatacttCACAATTCACATGTATGCAGATTAGGTACTATTATGAGGTAGCAGGTTTGTTTACAGTGCAGAGCAGGATAACGGAGATTCAAATTCACATTTACACCATATAAAACAGCAACATTCCCACCAGAAAAAAGAGGATAGTTCTTGCTATTAATCATgtgatgatatataatatatatatatatatatataatatatgctACAAAAACCAGGCTTTCTAATATATAGTTCTTAAACTTGAACAAGCTAAATGTGGAGCTGCCCACCGCTGCCAGCAACAACAGTACAGAATATCTTGAATACAGAGATCAGAAAAGAAAATTACCACTTACACCATGAAGACGCGGAACAGAATATCTTTGCGCGCCATTATCATATCTCGAGCTGCTCCAGACACCTGACGGCTGTGGACTCATCTACATCGCAGGTTCCAATTACCTCGGCCTCAGCTGCAGGCGCCGTCTGTAATGGCGATGAACAGGTTGTAGCGGCCTGCCTGATGCATACTGGTGGAGCAAGTCGTGCAGGCCGAGGTTGCATGGCTTGAGGGGGTGGTGGTGATGAGAAAACAGGCACTGCAGTTCGTATTGTTACAGGTGGAGCAATGCCTTGGTATGGCGATCTACATGATCTGAACGGAACGTAAGGAGCTGCCTCGACAGCAGGAAACCTCTGAAAAACGTGTGGCGCTGTCCTAATTTCTGGTGATGGCTGCAGTTGTGGTAAGGTGGTGCTATGGCTGCTGTTTACCGGAGATGGTGGTCTAGTTTGTGAAGCACTTCTCTGGCAGAAGAAGGGGAGGATTTTGGATGTTGGCACGGTGGGACGCTGTGGTCTCGAGGGACGAGGGGTTGGAGCCAAGAATTTCTTTTGGAATGGTATGGAGGCATTGTGTAGGTTGGGCATCATCAACTTCTCCTTCAAACGGTAGTTCTGTAATGCCCTTGCTATCCGTATCTGTTCCTGCTCGTCGCTGCATTCGTGCTCAGACGGAGAGCTCGCTTCTTGCTGTGCCACTGATGAAGGAAAAACATAAGCTCACATAGCAAcataaaagaatatatatatatatagatgcagTGAGAAAGGAAAGCAGCACTCACATAGTTTGAGCGACAGCCAAGCTGCCAGTGCAGCATTCTTTTCAGCTTGCTTCTTGCTCTTTGCAGGCTCTCCGGTGAATATGATTCCGGCCAGCTCCACAGTTCCAGTGAACACGGGCAGGTGCCCTAAACCGGACCTGAAAGTTGTGTACTGTGGCAATGGAGATCCCACTCTCTGTGCAATCTCCTGCAGCAGGTTCTTATAAACCCCCGTCTCATCCTGAACACGAATTTACACGACAATCATCAACACAACCATCACTGAAACTGCAAATGACCGCAATGTAGATAACATCCGGTAATCTTTGGCTAAGACTTTCACCTTAAGATGGCTGTAATATTAAGATaatttgcacacacacacacacactgtcCATCCaaaatttcttttgttttgatCACAAATAAGTCTTAAATAACCATCATCCATGCCAAGAACCATAATCCTCTCTATTTGACAACTTAATATGATACAATGAGGGGAAGTAAATAAATCTCTTGTCCAGCTAAGTATATAAACATAATTAGAGGGCAAATCACGGTATTGAATGTTCGGTTTCGTGCTTATAGAATTTATGCATAAAAGTAGAACTAATTAGAGCAAATACCACATATTAGCACAACGTTTCACTATTTTTGTGATAATGTCACAAACCAAAAAAAGAAGTTCTTGAGGTAAAGAAGAAAGATGATTTCTTCAGCTTCCAACTATAGTGTTGTTACTATTTAATACTATATTGATGAAGATGGATGAAATATAATAAAGATTTGGGTTAGAGAGTAAGTCATAGTCAGCCCATGGAGGTGGACAGGCACATGCATGATGCAGAGCGCTCTAGTTAACCACATTAAATTGAGGGAGACAACACCATAAATTGTACCCTTTGCAAACGCATTTATTTCTTCCATGTGCTATGATAACatgtagtattttattttttatttctaaaatatattaatatgtaGTTATGTTCTGATTGCCGACCCCTCAACAGTTGATTTAATATCTAACCACGCatgaattaaatgaaatatgcAAATGAGAGTGTGTTTGATTCATCATGTAGCATTACTATACATAATGGTATACTGATGAAATTAAAATGTAGGATGAATTTTATATGATAGTCAGTAGTCAACAATGTCAATCAATCATGGCCTAAACAAATAGAAAACTTGCATACTAAAGAATTGAACTCCCCCACAAGAGCCTAACACCCTACTGGTCCTAAATATAAAATTCAACCCTatgttattaaaataaaatatattaggTGCACAGAATAAATTTAGTAATGACTATCAGTCATAAACCACCTTTTGAAATGATTTATAAATACTATAGAagacaataataataacttgAAAATGAATCATACACGATGGTCCAACCCACATTTATTTCTGCATGATATTATCGCTGAATTTCAAACCAAGCAGGCTGCAAATATACACATTGTATGCTTACCAAATATTAATAGTATATGATATAAATGCAAGATTCAATAACACGATAATATAAGTTAAAAATGAAGAATTTGATGTTGAATGACGAAACTGCCCTCTAATTAATACTCCTAGTAGAAGTGATTCCAAAGACAGCTGTGGCCTGTGACTGTGAGTGAAAGGAAGGGAAGAGCAAACTGATGGGTTTGGTTTCCACACAATTCGTTTTACCCATAATACCCCTGGCGGTCTTTCTACTTTTCCCACCGCGCTTCATTCATCTTAACTTCTCAAGTCTGAACTCTAGactttaattaaatacaaaaagaaataataacCACCGCCACAGGGGCAATCCGGTCATTTCACCAGTCCCACCAATTTGACCGGCGATTAGACTCACCGGAGAAACGCACACACACGAAATAGCAGATGAATGACTACACAATCATTATATCcggaaatgagagagagattaCGAGGATGCGGGCGGCGAGGGAATGGGAGGGGCCGCGGGAGGAGAGGGAGGCGAGGGCGGCCTCGGCAGCGGAGTGCTCGGCCTGGCGGAGGGTGGAGCAGTAGTTGGGGCTCTCGAAGTTGTCGCCGTTGAAGTTGACGATAGCCTTGAAGCGCGGCGCGTGGTCGGGACCCTCTCTGATGCAGGTGTAGGAGGGCAGATTGAAGCAGCTCCTCTGCGCTAGCTCCTGGAGCTGGTTCTTATACATCTCTCGAAGAATAGAGAATTGGATTTGATGGAATTAGGAGGGGAGATGGGTGGTTTTTTCAGAGAGAAATGCAGCTGAGATCATATTTGCAGAATGGTTCGTTGGTTatgacactccacatttccCCTTTCTTCTTTTCTATTATCTCCTTTTCTTATATACTGTATCTATTTTCTACACCCAATTTTTCCtatttattcattattattcGTACCTTCAaatatactagtattatttaattaattttgtgtgTCTGTCtatttatttactaatttaCTTATTCAAAAATTTAATTGGACGCCATCTTTACCTTTCATCGTTACATTAAGAAGTAATGTGGTATTGAGCTACAAAGTCTAGTTATTTATGAGTAATTCTGTAAGTCCTAAATAATTCTGGAATAAATTGTCTCAAtgcaaatatatttattttatatagagTCTCtacttaaaagaaaaataaaataagaaataaggtaaaagtagttttttttttatggtaaAGTACATGCTTCTAAAAGGGAGGAAATTTAATATGCCCATATAGCtatatcaaaaattaaaaatactcactattataaaaatttgattcataaaaatacctttttaataatattaaacaAACGTCCTCAAATGGAACATCAAAGCGGTGCAAACTTTTATCTGTAAATAATGAGGTCTAGAGTTCAAATCTTAACGCTCTCATTCTctcaatttttcttaaaaaaatacttCATTTTATTCCAATAAAAGTACTTTTTTCGTTTGAACGAGCCTAGCAAATACCAACCAATAAGTGTGTCTTTAATCTTTATGTTTATTAGAGATGAAAATAttgtaaatattgaaaaaatatttttacactATTAcctaaagataatattatccaatattgAAGAAGTGAAAAGGAGttgctcgaaaaaatattttattttgtcgaaagaaaattttatatactataaatatatgaaaatgacaagaaaataataaaaatatactgtGTTTGcttatttttcatcaaagtaaatggaCCGTCAggaattttaactttttttcttATACTTCTTTAGCTATATGTTAGAAAAGTGATGCTCGTAAATTTCTGTtcatttgaaaattaattaaattatgctAAGCTTGCGAATGAATTTCCAATTAATTATTGTGAGTTTCCATGTAATTTTTTACGCTCATAAGTCATAACACAATTTGAATAAGATGtagtatataatattaaataataatattttaaaaattaataaaattttcgttttttcaaaattcgaacttaagtaaaaaaaattaatctcaaATAAATTTGAGCCATTGAATACACTAAATCAGcacctacaaatcaatctaaaatctcatcatatatcaaAGATCTCATTGAAACCATTCcataaaattaatgcactcgaaaaaaaataaattttttattttctctaaaATTTGAACTCAAGTGATGCATTCATCCAGAAAGATGATGAATTTTATCGTCCATGTATATTATGAAAAGATAAAATACATCATCTTAGGAGATCAAAGCTCAACTTATGTctttattgggacaacccaaatgGCATGATCTTTTTTTCTGCTTTGTAAATAATGAACGTAGAAGACGTTTATTTTGAAGGATTGactttaatagataaaaataattaattatacaaaATATACGCCCCTTAAGATTCAAATTTGATTATTCTCTTCCTTCAAGCCCCCCCACCCCCCTCACACACACACGAGCATACCGGTTAATTGGATATTACTTTTTTTGatattgaaataataataaatcttatGTAAAATTCAACGATGGGACACGaacatgatattttattttcacgTTTTTGTTATGAATTTATGATAAATACTAGATCGATGTATACAATAAACTCTTTATATAATGGTGTACTatttttttctactttatttAACAACATTCTcaagatttttctctctttgGAATAAATTCCACCAATACATATCACTAACGATAATTGTCAGTAAATATAGTTgtctataaaataaattttaagatAAAAAAGAACGTGAAATTGGATCGAATTGGAGGTTTAAGGTACAACAAAGACATAAATAATGCATCAATTATTGGAACGCTAACCATCTCACATTAATCAAATGGCATAGTTGATTGCTGTAACAAAGTCGAAGATAATTAAGGTTAATTACTCATAATTCATAATTGCATCATTAAATCCATAAATATTTTGGAATAGACGACATCTTGGTATGCTACTTTCAGTCGtgagatgagatccagtgtcccacaattttatgtgtgtcactgtgtcccattcttatatctattattttataaatattttttataaaaataaaatttattatgatactatgaattatatttaatttttattttaaaaaattaaaatttttaaaaaatatataccatgactttgaatttatcaacctattattaactaataaaagtgaaattaaatgataaaaaataattatataccctagattgatggaataaaccctagttaataatcacaaaattaaactaaagcatatgaagttgaaattgaagaaaaaatatataagaaaataaataaaattgaaagtggaacacaaagtgggacataaagtgtggtacactgaatctcattccttTCAGTCGTAGATGATTTTCCATCATTAATATCAATAATTGATAACTTGAAtatgctccctccgtcccattattcatggctcgtattcctttttgggccgtcccaagcTACTTGActcgtttcctttttgggcaatAATTAGGGCTAGATTAATTgcttaattaaagaaaaagttCACTGCTCAGTTCGctcatctctttctctctttccaGTTCgcttctctatctctctctctctctcttatttcatCGATTTTTTCACCGCCTTTGtctctctacactctctctttGACGCTCTCTCTACACAATCTAGCAACGGCGAGACGGTTCACGAGCTTCGTGCCTTACAGCCACAGATCTCTTCACTCGTGGCGCCTTTGACGAGGAGCTTTGGCGGCGGTGCAGAGGTGAACCGCGACGCCGACCTCCCTCCACCGCGACGCCGAGGTTGCTGCAGATCTCGGATGCCAAGGGCGGTGTACGAAAAGGGTGCAGCAAATCTCTGAAATCATTATCTCTTTTAGGTGTTGCTGTTGAGTTTTCTGTTGTTGGGTTTGTGGGCGAAGGGAGGCGGCGTTAGGTGGGTGGCGTCGCCGTTGGCGAGAATTAGAGGAGGGAGATGAGACGAAGGGTGGTGTCGATGGATTTGGTGATATAGAGCTCTGGCGGCGGCTCTGTTGCTATAAATCGGAGCAAGAGGGGGGCGGGTTTCAGGATCCGgtaaagagagaaaagagaCGGTGGTGCGGTGGTTTTTGCCGGTTGTTTCGCCGGTCGGACTGTGGAAGGATATTAGGGGAAGGAGCTGACTGTGGAAGGAGAttagggagggagagagaacaGTGGCAGCAATTCCTAACTAAAATTAACACTAAATTAAGTTTGTGGGATATACACTTTACTTCTTAATTttactctcctaaatacccgtgccgaaaagttttgagccatgattaacgggacggagggagtaattcatTTACATGACAACACATGCTTTTCTCGTATATGATAGTATTTCTTTATATAGTATTTCTCGCAGTATAATATATGATACTAGTATTTAGgtactaataattaataaatccaGATTTTAACTTTTACGTGAATTCCATTTTGTGTGTAGTCTATTTATGAAATTCGGGTACGTAATTAAAGTTTAGTGCGCATTGAGCCAAAATTGTACTCCTTGATTACAGAAAACTacaacgataataataataataataataataataataataataataataataataataataataataataataataataataataataataatagtcaaCGGTTTGCGAAACCAAGTTTGCATAAAATATGATTGTAAATTAATCAC is a window encoding:
- the LOC131000642 gene encoding double-stranded RNA-binding protein 6-like, which produces MYKNQLQELAQRSCFNLPSYTCIREGPDHAPRFKAIVNFNGDNFESPNYCSTLRQAEHSAAEAALASLSSRGPSHSLAARILDETGVYKNLLQEIAQRVGSPLPQYTTFRSGLGHLPVFTGTVELAGIIFTGEPAKSKKQAEKNAALAAWLSLKLLAQQEASSPSEHECSDEQEQIRIARALQNYRLKEKLMMPNLHNASIPFQKKFLAPTPRPSRPQRPTVPTSKILPFFCQRSASQTRPPSPVNSSHSTTLPQLQPSPEIRTAPHVFQRFPAVEAAPYVPFRSCRSPYQGIAPPVTIRTAVPVFSSPPPPQAMQPRPARLAPPVCIRQAATTCSSPLQTAPAAEAEVIGTCDVDESTAVRCLEQLEI